One part of the Nymphalis io chromosome 22, ilAglIoxx1.1, whole genome shotgun sequence genome encodes these proteins:
- the LOC126777366 gene encoding probable phenylalanine--tRNA ligase, mitochondrial — MKILFKNKRILFLSFNKNNYSTAPKSLTTLRVGEKEYRTDEYTNITPKILSYLNRNLHLKKDNPLSLVRQRIVNYFYSSFTHGGNPTFSVYDNVSPVVSTRQNFDDLLIPEDHPSRAKSDCYYINSTTLLRAHMTAHQSELLRAGLDNFLMIGDVYRRDEIDSTHFPVFHQIDAVRSQRKEQLFADHPDLDIFEPSFDRKNPHAFTNSISDPTKQSCHTLEATKLMEAQLKNHLIGMVRVLFGEDIKYRWVEAYFPFTHPSWELEIYYENNWMETLGCGIVRNEILANAGPNNTIAYAFGLGLERLAMALYKIPDIRLMWSMDSGFLTQFQNKNANANIVYKPVSIYPQCTNDLSFWLPPTSTIDTFTSNDFYDLVRDIGGDIIEQVKLKDKFIHPKTKKHSLCYSIVYRHLERTLTQTEVNKIHKEIEDAASKAFNVVIR, encoded by the exons ATGAAAATCCTATTTAAGAACAAACGAATACTGTTTTTATCATTCAACAAAAATAACTATAGCACGGCGCCGAAATCCTTAACTACATTACGTGTAGGCGAAAAAGAATATCGTACAGATGAATACACTAACATAACACCAAAGATACTGTCCTATTTAAATCgtaatttgcatttaaaaaaggATAACCCCCTGTCTCTAGTGCGCCAACGAattgtaaattacttttattcatCCTTTACACATGGAGGAAATCCTACATTCAGCGTGTACGATAATGTATCACCTGTAGTTTCGACAAGGCAAAACTTCGATGATTTATTAATACCGGAAGACCATCCGAGTCGAGCAAAATCTgactgttattatataaacagtacAACACTTTTACGTGCTCATATGACTGCACATCAGAGTGAATTATTAAGAGCGGGACTTGATAATTTTTTGATGATTGGAGACGTATATAGACGAGATGAAATAGACTCGACACATTTTCCTGTGTTTCATCAA ataGATGCTGTGAGATCTCAGAGAAAAGAACAGCTATTTGCAGATCATccagatctagatatttttgaACCATCTTTTGATAGAAAAAACCCACATGCCTTTACAAATTCAATATCTGACCCTACAAAACAGAGCTGCCACACTTTAGAAGCAACAAAGCTAATGGAAGCCCAGTTGAAAAACCATTTAATTGGCATGGTTCGTGTATTATTTGGTgaagatattaaatatagatgGGTTGAAGCCTACTTCCCATTCACCCATCCCTCATGGGAGttagaaatttattatgaaaataactgGATGGAAACCCTAGGCTGCGGTATTGTTAGGAATGAAATTCTAGCAAATGCTGGACCCAATAACACCATAGCATATGCCTTTGGATTAGGGTTAGAGAGACTCGCAAtggctttatataaaataccagATATAAGATTGATGTGGAGTATGGATTCAGGATTTTTGACacaatttcaaaataagaatGCCAAtgcaaatattgtttataaaccaGTATCCATATATCCACAATGTACAAATGACTTATCTTTCTGGCTACCACCAACGAGTACTATAGATACATTTACAAGTAATGATTTTTATGATCTAGTCAGGGATATTGGTGGAGATATTATTGAACAG gTGAAGTTAAAGGATAAATTTATTCATccaaaaacaaagaaacataGTCTTTGTTACAGTATAGTATACAGGCATTTAGAGCGAACCCTTACTCAGACAGAAGTTAATAAAATCCATAAAGAAATCGAAGATGCAGCATCTAAAGCTTTTAATGTAGTTATTagataa